From Carassius carassius chromosome 15, fCarCar2.1, whole genome shotgun sequence:
tattattattttttcattaagcattgcttggttactggtcaacaaagtattgatagctgtgtaaatattgtcatactaacatgTCAGAATTTTTGATAGATTGTaatccatacatacatacatacctttctatcaaagttatctgacattatcaagatgaatttgttctgacagtttaaactctgagttcttgtcatattttattaccattttctaaactatagtaaACAACCTGTGATAATGTGAAACATTTGatttattcggtttctgtacgtGGACAcgtgaaaagaaaatgtaaacattgtgtaaatagcacaaataaataaatagaatgaacatacaaatttaacaatttcaaacagggcccactggtacaacctgcattGGAATGCTGCAAAAGTAAACTAGACACTTTTTGTTTTGCGGACATGTGTAACTATAAGTCCTGTTTTAAAGTAATGTTTAAAGTGTTTTAATCTTATAATAGGTGTTCATGTGGTAATTGCTCCAGACTCGGTCCCGGGGAGTATGTTGCAAAGACATAACACAGGTAATACTACTAATGCACTGAATGGTTTGTGAAGCAATATCACTTAAACTTATTTATGTTCTAGCCTATACCAACAAGTACTGAAGTCAATTTTCTTGCAAATTTAtgcacagatgcaaacagatgaaTGGTGTTGCCTGTATAACAGATCATCCAGGTTTTGAGCCTGTGGTGGCTCTCTcttgtgaagccaacaaggaagtgactaaaactgcaattcatcgactgccCGTTAGAGGCTGGCTGCAAAGGGAGttaatcccatagactccccgtGTTAAAATGCCCAAATGCCCTTGTAAAGTAACATGCTGAAGTTTTATGTGAGGTTAAATTTTAGACTTTGGTACGTTGCTTGTCACGACCCTGTGCTTGTCTTTTCTGTTTCTGTCAGCTGTGTGtgagaaatacattaaaaatacattaaataaaataggcAAATTATATCACATTGACATTCAGTTAGTAACAAATTGAACCTCAaccattttaataatgtaaatcgACAGGAGATTTTCAAACTTTaactttaatttcttaaaaatgtaaaccaAGTTTGAATGGAGGAAATCCGGACATTTATTGGTTTGAGGAAATAATtgtaaaagttaaatttttatgattatgggtttaaaacaaactgtaaccaGGACGTGTAGCAAAGTGCTGTCTTGTAAGAATTACTAAAACTTCCCATTCATCAATTTTAATAATgattctgtctgtgtctgtgctgTAGTTCTATGGAATTCCATTTAGTTGaataataatgaacgtaactttataaaactgaacgtaacattttcaaaaaatatcaaaaataaaaaaattacaaaagaaaaacacaatgaaaatgaaaaaaattaactcagtcgcacaaatttaacatgctcttcaaatatgcttcattctttgttaatgtttttcaaagattcgtttttgctaatcgtggattctgaatgcattgccacagatttcgcttttgcttcgcagtttttcgtttggagttttgacacaaacctctcatgggggcgggcttaacagtgatctactctgattggatagtgagcttttgatggacaggtgctctctgactgggAAGTACAGACATCACTCAGTGGCGCGCGCCGCGCTTATGAAAGCTCTTGTggttaaattgttaaaaatttttaacaatttaacaaagcTCTTGTGGTTAAATTGTTATGAAAGCTCTTGTGGTCttgtgattaaatctggtctctaccgcaaaattatttttcacagacaaagtgagagaaatttattttaagctcatacacaggttctagcCTGTAAAGAAATTTATACAAAGATTTACatttgacattgatcttacatgctctttttgttcgagttctgaagaaactgtacacttattttcgtcatgtcactacactcagaaaacAGAGTACCAAtaagagtagatcactgttaagcccgcccccatgagaggtttgtgtcaaaactccaaacgaaaaactgcgaagcaaaagcgaaatctgtggcaatgcattcagaatcctagatcagcgaaaacgaattttcgaaaaacattaacaaaaatgaagcatatttgaagagcctgttacatttgtgcaactgtgttaatttttttcatttttattgtgtttttcttcttttgtaatggcatatttttgatagtttctgaaaaagttacgttcagttttataaagttttgttaatttttattgaagcaaatgtaattccatatagtTCCTGAGAGTTTGAACTTGAAAAATCCTGGACAGTCATACTTAAAAGTGTCTCCAGGGGGCGCCAGAATCCGACAAGCTGACAGAGCCACTGTTCTGTATAAAAACTTCAACCCTGGGACAGTTTCAGAGGAAAACTTCCAAGCTGGCCAGCACTACTGGGAAATAGAGGTCAGAGAAAAGCCAGACTGGACTGTGGGAGTAAAGATGGGATCAGAAAAAGAGCTAAGTGCAGCAAAGTCAGCTGAGAGTGAGATCCTGCTCCACCTTAAACACAGTAAAGGATACGTTCTGTCCTGTGATGGAAAGGACACTACATTGAATACTCGAGacaaaccacagaagatagggtTGTATCTGGACTGTGACAGAAAGCAGGTGTCGTTTTATAATGCTGACAGCATGTCTCGCTTGGCCCAGATAAACTACAGCTCAAAGCAGCCTTGCTGTCGTATAAGTTCATGAGCTTGTTGATTCATTCTTCAAGTGAATTTCTCAATTGCAGGCCAGGATGTTTTGTTTGACaaacaaaaatcatgttttcttcctttttcttttaCATGTATATCAGTTTTAGATGGTTTATTTCAGCTTATCTATTAAGTTATCCTGCCTAGAGATACGAGTGGGTTTCTGCTTTTCTAGTAAATGTTGTTTGATGAGCATACCTTTTCTGTCTTTCATTTTATCCAGTGGCTTCtggtatatgaaataaataaatactacagtatgttttctcttttattttatgtaaatattactCATTTACCCAAAAtacttatatttttaaaacttaaataaaatcacGTTGAATGATGTTGTGTTTGGGGAATACAATTATTGTATTCACAATGTACAATGTATTTTCTTATTTAGGGTTAAGAAGAAACATAGGTAAGGATTTGTCTCTGCATTGAAATGATCTgtggaaaaataaaacatctgtaaATATACAATATCATGTGAGAAATTAACTGGactattaaaacatttcaattttttttgtaaaagttgaatttattttaaaataaaaaataaaatagaaatttatATTATGATTTCTGTGTAAACAATCATATGTTTATTAAGGTATCTGTCTCGCTTTGTTGATTACTGtatttaatatcatatttaaaagcAGTCTGTACAATATAAAGCACTGGAAAATGACATTGAAAGCTGTatgcaaataacaaaaatatctttaaaataaattgagCTGGAATCTTTTTATAAATAGTACATTTATAAAGGCTATTTCATTATAATACTGTAGACATCTCTATTTCCTTTGGGTGCTGAGAGTTCTTCCTtcctaaataaatgaaataaatcaataaaaacaatttactGACCTCTCCAATTAGTGATTATTTATGATTGTTAAAGATCAATGTGGATCATCAGATTCTGTGATGTTCAAAACTCACCAGCTCTTCTTGCACAGAGGATCTGAAGGAGAATCACAGTAGGAGCCGCAAACACTGCAATCTCAACAATAATCATAAACACTGCAGGAAAGATGTGTGGACAGATGATAGAGAGAAAGCAGAGAATGTATATGAAACTGTAAATTGCTTATTAACAGTGTATGAAGCATTGAACAATTACTGACAAACcgttttcaaattcaaattttagttttagtgcaTGCAAACCCATTTCATACCTCTGAATAATGATCCATCAGTCAGGAAGTATTCAGTTTCTGATGCACTGTCACCTGGACATATACATATTGGTTATTAGTTCAGTTCAAACACAATGTGACATAAATAAGACATGCATAAATTCATTGTGTTAttaacagcatgtgtgtgtgtgcagctgaaGTCATCTCAGTGTTTGAGGTAATGATCTATttatctatataaataaacaatgaaaGCATCACTGATGATCTTGCCTTCAAATAAAAATTCTGCTAGCGATAATGGAAGTAAGTACTTTGGTGAGGAACCCTTTATGCTCAGAAATGGCCCTGGTtacaatacaaatacattatAAACACAGTTATCATTTATATTAGAGTAAAACACAATGAGCTGCAGCCCATAACCTTAGGTTTGTCCTGAACTTATAACATTAGTAATCAATCATGTCATGTTTCCTTAACGGATAATCTTCCAATACCGATTAAAGAAATTTTGTGTCTTACCAGAATACCTGACAATATATGCGGCTGAGGTCTTCGCTTCATTTCTCTGAGTAAGCAGACATCTCCACTCTGTGTTGTTATCTTCATCCAGGAGTGTTGTTGTCAGGGTGCTGTCACAGTGTCCTGGTGGAGATATCTGATATCTAGAGTCTGTCTGTAGATCCTCACCAGCCTGATTCACCCAGATCAGCTGAACTCCCTCAGCACGGACCAAAGTATCACAATAGACTTGATCATAATACAACTGACAGGAGAGAGTTACAGAGCTGCCGCTTCTGATCTGAGTGGATGATGGAGAGactgaaactgaaaataaaacaaatgacccAAACAgacttcatttatttgtattgttcATTTGAGTATAAAAGAAGGATATGTTATTATAAATTgaccacataaacataaaattacCATGAAGAAAATGCAGATAAACACGTGCATCAGTTCCTTGTCCATTCACATATCGTAGGCAGGTGTAAGATCCATAATCTTCTTTTGTGACTTTGGTGATGTTCAGAGAGCAGTCAGAGTCCAGACTCagtctctctgtgtctttctccTTTTTCCCTAAAGTGATCAGTTCAACTGACTTTAAATGTCTGCTATAGGTCCATGTAGTTGATGTGCAGTCAGAAAGAGCATTATTATAGGGCAGACGGACACTTCCACCAGAACTGCAGAACTCGTGAGTGTCCAATGGTCCTCCAATGGTacctattattgataataataataacaaaagacAATTCAAGATTGTAAAAAAACTTTGAAGCTGGCTTTAGAAAGCctattttaagtgttttaaaaaacTTGTAGTTTGAAGATGTTGAGTTAAAGAAATTTGAATAaacgatagatggatggatagatagatagatagatagatagatagatagatagatagatagatagatagatagatagatagatagatagatagatagatggatagatggatagatggatagatggatagatggatggatggatggatggatggatggatggatagatagatggatagatggatagatggatagatagatagatagatagatagatagatagataaaataagaataacaaaAAGTTCAAATAGCATTTTAGTAAGTTCACTTTCTCAagccaatttaataataataatctgtgttAATTACTTATGCAGACACTTTCTTGATGAAATACAGTCTGTAAATACACTCATTTTTGTCTTGTCAAACAAATGATCAAGGCAGAGCAACATGAGTTCAGGGTAGTATTGCAGAAAGCAAGGTTAACTAACTGTCACACAAACCCCCGAACTTCATGCTGATTAACCCAAAACTTTTTGTACAAATTGTATTGTTTGTAATTCGTTAGTATGAAATAAACTGTATTAAGCCCTATGTGCTTGCAAAGGTAATATGGCTGCGAGATGTATGACcttttttaatagaaataaaaaattataacaagcAAAAATGCTTTTGAATGCAGATCCATGCTGTGTAAAATGAGCTTtagaattaaaatatattgtatataaaatatagataaaatatataatataatattgtgtgACCGGCTGCTCAGGTCAAATTTTGTTCAGAGAATAGGTTGCTATGGCTACATAATCCGAAAGCTATAGGAGCCAAAATTATGTGTTCACATATTCGTAAACTAACCCAGATATGCTACATAACCTGCTTTCTATAACACTCCAGAGTTTACTttataattcttttaacataaatAGAGCTTTGCAAGAGAATTTAAAGTGTAACAGTAGTATATGCACAATTCTAAACatgcaataagaaaaaaaaatttcatcaaaatataattgTACATATTTAAACTTCAGACACAATGTCAGAATAATTTAACTAAATTGTTTGTATAGATGGTTGTTCACATCATGCATCTTTTATCTTATAGATCATATGCAGATTGTTTTTACCTGTGAGAAGTGAACAGAGAAGGATCAGTCCCAGCAGACACATGTGACACTTATCAGTCATCGTCTGTTTCTGTCagtctttattttcattatatggtTACAGCTCTTCCCTTAAACATCATCAGCTCCTCCTGTCAGTGATCACTTCCTCTGCTGCAGTCTGATTTCACCATCTGATTAGTCCTGACACTATGATACAGAAGAAATCATATGAATGAAGAATTGAATGAAGAAAAGTAGTATCTATACGATATACTGTATACATGTGGTTTATTCCtcatgttttgtattttgtttgttttcctgtttgaTATAgcatttgctgttcatttgattcTTCTCGTGCTGCTCCCTTCTCATCATTTACCATGGTTAAGTTCAGGTGTTGATTGTTTAGGCTTGTTACTTAAACTATTTATAGCCTACCATGCGATTCTTGATGTTTAGGCTACGCAGACGTAAAAATATAGcagttatgtatatatatatatttttgattctaCCTTATAAGTGACACTTAAATTCAACACTGCTATTTTCTAAAGtgcactgaaataaatgaaccagGTATAACTGGAcccattaaaaatgttaatgctaTAAACACAATGCATCTACATCAATAACTCAACCATCCATCAGATCTCAAAACACACAACAGGACTACAAAACATTCaggtttaaacatttttataatcagCAATATTTGTATCTATTAACAAGCTTTAAATGTTGCCTTGCTTGTTAATTGTTGTGTAACTAAAAAGTAGTaacttatttttcattttatttgaagttTGGATACATTTTACTACAGAGTGTGAGAGCTCAGTTTGACCACTCTGGTTCAACCCACAGAGAGAACAGGGTGACTCAGTTTAGACTGATGGGTGTGAATTTCTATTTTCAGTCAGTTCCTCTTCTttctttaaatagtttttaatttgccatttcccTTTTTGCTATAAACCATTCACAAATCATTCTGTTTCAATGGTGCAAAGTATCAAATGTTTAATTCCAAGTTTAGAtccaacaaactgaaaaaaaatccaattagattgcatatatttttgcacatttgcaTACTACATCTCATTTCAACAGCTCGTTGAGAGGTCGAATAACCTCTGAGAGCCTGCTGAAAAAATATATTCCAAAAGGTGTAATGAATGTTGTCAGTTTAGCACATTCCATATCCAGTGGAATCAGCAAGAAGCCACTAGCTGCATCAAGAAGTGTGAAAACTTCGGCATGTGCTAGCCTAGGAAGGATGTCGTCAATTGTTGGCAGCacaaatttctctctttt
This genomic window contains:
- the LOC132157913 gene encoding uncharacterized protein LOC132157913 encodes the protein MTDKCHMCLLGLILLCSLLTGTIGGPLDTHEFCSSGGSVRLPYNNALSDCTSTTWTYSRHLKSVELITLGKKEKDTERLSLDSDCSLNITKVTKEDYGSYTCLRYVNGQGTDARVYLHFLHVSPSSTQIRSGSSVTLSCQLYYDQVYCDTLVRAEGVQLIWVNQAGEDLQTDSRYQISPPGHCDSTLTTTLLDEDNNTEWRCLLTQRNEAKTSAAYIVRYSGKTQNFFNRYWKIIR